Proteins encoded by one window of Lathyrus oleraceus cultivar Zhongwan6 chromosome 1, CAAS_Psat_ZW6_1.0, whole genome shotgun sequence:
- the LOC127101967 gene encoding uncharacterized protein LOC127101967 has protein sequence MARNGMSATLQRPLYASPLAEFILQPEAPRGMKVPKYTKFGGESGESTIEHIARYLTESRDLAHNECLRVKNFPFSLTKVAFTWFTSLAPSSIDSWAKLEKNFHEQCFTQVPEHELVQMAARGLDYSIRKKIDPTFVKNMSQLVDRVRHLERLRLEKVRHSKAKKEKIAFIDYDATNPIYEADYALSTELEIDVAELKPGSAYECQLLLPAQGKNPVENNPKFPSKTYTFDVTKCEEIFDLDLVQKEIQEGTLKFAGRKMKIDADTLHQEEALFVEPVEINMGKITKYDETDMLEETGESPDVDIAEVYPRADEDLVDFLYRYKNRGSQVCLYPRCGAVTDKVAAENFQKLQLGKSKRSGLNRARQNERIPRKAVENAQARPRSFVPSESAPRGTWIKP, from the exons atggctaggAATGGTATGAGTGCCACATTGCAAAGGCCACTATATGCTTCCCCATTGGCTGAATTTATTCTCCAACCCGAGGCACCTAGAGGAATGAAGGTGCCTAAATACACTAAGTTTGGGGGAGAATCTGGTGAGTCGACAATAGAACATATTGCCAGATATTTGACGGAGTCAAGAGATTTGGCTCATAACgagtgtttgagagtaaaaaacttTCCTTTCTCTTTGACTAAGGttgccttcacatggttcacttcTTTGGCACCAAGTTCGATTGATTCGTGGGCCAAGTTAGAAAAGAAtttccatgaaca GTGCTTTACACAAGTACCGGAACATGAACTTGTTCAAATGGCTGCTAGGgggttagattattccattaggaagaaaatagacccaACCTTTGTAAAGAACATGTCACAATTGGTTGATAGAGTTCGACATCTCGAACGACTAAGGTTAGAAAAGGTTAGACACAGTAAGGCTAAGAAAGAAAAAATAGCGTTCATCGATTATGACGCGACAAATCCAATCTATGAGGCTGATTATGCCTTatcgaccgaattagaaattGACGTGGCTGAGTTAAAGCCAGGATCTGCTTATGAATGTCAATTATTACTTCCTGCACAAGGGAAAAATCCTGTTGAAAACAATCCAAAATTCCCTTCAAAAACTTATACATTTGATGTGACAAaatgtgaggaaatttttgattt ggatctggttCAGAAAGAAATTCAAGAAGGCACGCTGAAATTTGCTGGCCGTAAAATGAAGATCGACGCTGACACTCTCCACCAGGAGGAAGCTCTATTCGTTGAGCCAGTGGAGATCAACATGGGCAAGATCACTAAATATGATGAGACCGACATGCTAGAGGAAACTGGTGAAAGCCCAGATGTCGACATAGCTGAAGTCTATCCAAGGGCTGATGAAGACTTGGTAGATTTCCTGTATCGCTACAAGAATAGGGGTTCACAAGTCTGCTTATACCCTAGATGTGGTGCTGTCACCGACAAAGttgctgctgaaaatttccaGAAGCTACAATTGGGCAAAAGCAAAAGAAGTGGGCTGAACAGAGCACGCCAGAATGAAAGAATCCCAAGGAAAGCTGTAGAAAATGCTCAAGCAAGGCCTAGGAGCTTCGTTCCATCAGAAAGTGCTCCTAGAGGCACCTGGATCAAGCCTTAG